CTGGAAACTGAGGATCTGACCGCGCCGCCCGGTGACGAGGTTGTGGACGCGCGCGGTGAACTCCGCTGGTGCCGACACCTCGACCGAGAAGATCGGCTCCAACAGGATCGGTCCGCATTGTGGCAGCGCTTCCTGCATGGCCTGGCGCGCCACCGTTTTAAACGCCATGTCGGAGCTGTCGACGGCATGGAACTGGCCGTCGAACAGGGCGACCGCCACGTCGACCACAGGGAAGCCAAGCGGACCGCGCGACAGCGATTCCCGCGCGCCCTCCTCGACCGAGCCGATGAACTGCCGCGGTACCGAGCCGCCGACGACACGATCATGAAATTCGAACCCGGCGCCGCGCGCCAGCGGCCAGACCTCGATATGGATATCAGCGAACTGGCCATGGCCGCCCGATTGCCGCTTGAAGCGCGCATGCTGCTTGACGCCGCTCCGGATCGTTTCCTTGTAGCTCACCTGCGGTCGGCGATGCTTCATCGGCAGGCTGAAGCGCGACTTCAACCGATCAAAGGCGATGTGCAGATGAATCTCGCCCTGACCGGAGAGCAGGAGCTCATGCGTGTCCGGATCATGGGTGAAAGTGAGCGAGGTGTCTTCCTCGGTCAGTTTGGCGAGCGCGGTCGTCAATTTTACCTCGTCGGCCCGATTCTCCGCATCCATCGCCAGAACAAAGAGCGGCTCGAGCGGAGCCGGCCAGGCGAAATCGGGATTCTTCTTGCCTGAAGCGGTAAGGAGATCGCCGGTGTGGACCTCCTCCATCCGCGCCAGCGCCACCACTTCACCGGTGTTGGCATGCGGCACTTTTTCGAAGGCATTGCCCTTGGGTCGCAGCACGCCGGCCACGCGGGCGCCATTGAGCACCGACCCTTCGCTGACCCGGCCGCCGAAGATGCGCGCCAGCGAGAGCTTGCCGGCATGGGGCTGGTGGTAGGTCTTGAAGACCAGCGTCGAGGCGTCGTAGCTGGAAATGCCCAAGCGCTGTGCGAGAGCTTCCGGCCCGGGCACTTCATGACGCAACGCCTTCAACAGACGACGTACACCGCCATCGCGCTCCGCTTCGCCGAGCAGGACCGGCACAATGAGATCGGACGCCAGATCCTTGGCGAATTGCTGATAGATCTCATCCTTCGGCGGCACCACGTCGCTCAGGATTTCTTCCATCAGATGATCGTCGAAATCCGCCAGCGATTCCAGCATGCGACCGCGCGCTTCCTGTTCGCGCGGCAGGATTTCCTCCGGCATCTGGATAAGGTCGGATTCCTGGCCCGGATGATATTTGTAGGCACGCTCGCTCACCAGATCGACATAGCCGGTAACTTCGCCGCCATCCTTGCCGGCGCCCCGGATCGGCACCTGACGCAGCACCAGCGGGCGGCTGGAGACCGCCTGCAGCGCGTCCAACATTTCACGCACACGGTAGGTCGAGACATCCATCTTGTTGATGAAGAGGATATGCGGGATCTGATGATCGTCGAGGAATTTCAGGGTTGGCGCCAGCATCAGCGCCTTTTCAATGACCGGTTCGCAGACGACGATAGCGACATCGGCCACCATCAGCGCATTGCGCGCTTCCTGCGCCAGTTCGACCGAACCCGGACAATCGAGGAAGCACCAGCGTTCGCCCAAAAAATCCGTGGTAGCGGCGGTGACTTCGACCGACATCTTGCGGGCGCGTGCTTCGGCGGAACTGTCGGCGATCGTATTGCCTTCCTTGGCGGTTCCCTTGCGATGGGTGGCCCCGGTGACGAAGAGCAGACTTTCAAGAAGGGCGGACTTGCCGCTGAGATAGGGACCAACGATGGCGGCGCAGCGCGGCGCCCCCGGTTCTCTGCCGTTTTGTGTTCCAGCATGTTGAGTGACTGTAGCCATCTCGACCTCCTTTTCGCTGATGAAATTTCGCGTGAGAGGTCCGGTCTTCTGCGGGGCCGGTATGCGTCAAGTGTTTCAAGGGCGATGCCCCACTGGCAAGGATAAAAGGCAGAACAAAATTCGATCAATTCCATTGCGCCGCAATATGAAGGTCTGTCTTGCTGACGCTTGGCAAGTGCCGCACGATCGGGCATCCTGTGAACATTCGTTCACAGCAGCTTGGGGGAAGCATGCCGCGCGGCATGGCGACACGAAATCGGATCAAACAGGCGGCCCTGGAACTCTTCGTCACCAAGGGCATCATCGGCACCTCGGTGCGCGACATCGCGACCCTGGCCGAAATTGCCGAGGGTGGGCTCTATCGTCATTACGCCTCGAAGGAAGATCTTGCCTGGAAATTGTTTTCGGAGAACTACGCGTCGCTCGCCAAGGAATTGCACGACCTTGCCAAAGCGAAGGGTGACTTCGCCAGCCGGCTTGGTGCGATGATCCATCGCTTCTGCCGCTTCTTCGATGAGGAGCCGCTGATGTTCCGCTTCCTGCTGCTGACCCAGCACCAGGAACTCCCCAAACTGCGCGCGAAATCGCAATCGCCGGTTCAGGTGCTGCACAAACTGGTCACAGAGGCCAGGAAGCAAGGCCAAGTCGAGATCGCTGACGTCGACCTGGCGACGGCGCAGATATTGGGCCTCATCCTGCAGCCGGCAACCTTCATGGTCTATGGGCTGCTGGCGCCCGGCATGCAACGGGTCGAAGCAGAGACCTTGGCGGCTTGCTTGAAGGTTGCCGACTCAACAAACCACGCCGTCATGCCCGTGCTCGGCACGGGCATCCACGAGTCTGTCGGCACCAGAAAGAAAGTCGTGGATGGCCGGGCCAAGCCCGGCCATGACGATCGAAAGATTCGCATGAGCGGCAAATGAACAACGCGACGAGCAATTCCCTGGAACTCACCATCTTGATGCCCTGCCTCAACGAGGCGGAGACACTTGAAGTCTGCGTGCGCAAGGCGCGGCAATTCCTGGAGACGCATGGGGTCAGTGGCGAAGTGCTGATCGCCGACAATGGCAGCACCGACGGATCGCAGGATTTGGCAAGGGCTGCCGGGGCGCGGGTGGTTGACATTCCGGTCAAGGGTTATGGCGCCGCTCTCATCGGCGGGATCGAGGCTGCCGCCGGGCGCTTCATCATCATGGGCGATTCCGACGATTCCTATGATTTCTCCAACCTGATGGCCTTCGTCGAACGCCTGCGGGCGGGCTATGAACTTGTCATGGGCAACCGTTTCGCAGGCGGTATCGAGCCCGGCGCCATGCCGCCCTTGCACCGCTATTTCGGCAATCCTGTGCTGACCGGCATCGGCCGCATCCTGTTCAAGAGTCCCTTGCGCGACTTTCACTGCGGCCTGCGCGGCTTTTCGCGCAATGCCATTCGCGCCCTCGATCTCAGGACCACCGGCATGGAGTTTGCCAGCGAGATGATCGTCAAGGCGACGCTCAACGGCCTCAAGGTCACCGAAGTGCCGACGACGCTCTCGCCCGATGGACGGTCACGACCGCCGCATCTTCGGAGCTGGCGCGATGGCTGGCGGCATCTCCGCTTCCTGCTGATGCTGAGCCCGGAATGGCTGTTCTTCTATCCCGGCTTGTTGCTGGCATTGTTCGGCCTCATCGTCCTCATGGCGCTGTCGGTCGGCCCGATCCGCATCGCCAACATCACCTTCGACATCAACACGCTGCTGCTGGCCGGGGTCGCGGTCATCGTCGGCGTGCAGGCGGTGGGGCTTGCAGTGCTGGCCAAGCAATTCTGCATCGCCAATCGGCTGCTGCCGCCCAGTGCCAGGTTTCGTTCGCTGGCCGACCGATTGTCGCTGGAATTCCTGCTGGTGATCGGCGGCGTGCTGACGGTCGCAGGCATGATCGGCATCGCCGTCGCCATCCTCACCTGGCAGGAGGCGGGCTTTGGCAATCTTGATACCGGCAGCATGATGCGCTTGCTGGTGCCCTCATCGACAGCCCTGTGTGTCGGCCTGCAACTGGCCTTCACCGCCTTCTTCAAGGGCGTGCTGGGCCTGGCGCGGCGCTAGGAAAGCGCGTCAAGGCAGCGGGCAGACCAGGTCCTTCTTCGCCATGTCGACGTCGTAGGCGTAGCGCGGGCGGTTGACGCAGGTCGCGGTATAGTTCGATGCCATGGCGTTGTAATCGCTCACTGCCTGGTTGAGCGAGAGACGCACGTAGGATTGAATGAGGTCGCGCAAGGCCGCTGCCTGGGCCATGGAGTTCTTCAGCAGCTCCTGGCCGATGAGGTCGTTCGGGTCGAGGGTCTTGCGGCGCTGCGCGATCTGGCCGTCGAGTGCCGTCAGCTGCGCCTGCCGCTCGTCGAGAATGGCGCGGCGCATGGCGATATCCTGGCGGGCCGCTTCAAGCTTCGGCTCCTCGCACAGACAGCCGCGCAACTCGTCGACCGACAGCGCCGGGCCGGCCGGGATCGGCGTTGCTTCCTGCGCATAGGCAGCACCTGAACAGAGAATCAGGGCCGATAGCGTGATCATCGCAAACCGGTATGTCATCGAGGGGGTTCCGTCTTTCATTCTGCGGAGCAGACCTTATGCTGTAGGGGCGGTTTATGGCAATGTTGCGGCGGATAGAACACAAAAAGCGAACGGGGCAGGTATGCGGATCGTCGTCTTGGGTGCCGGGTTGCTGGGCGTCACCAGCGCCTATTATCTGGCCAAGGAAGGCCATGAGGTCGTGGTCATCGACCGGCGACCGGAAGCAGCAAGGGAAACCAGCTTTGCCAATGCGGGATTGGTGACGCCCGGCCATGCCAGTTCCTGGGCCAGTCCCCGGGCGCCGATGATCCTGCTGAAATCGCTGTGGCGAAATGACACATCCCTGCGTTATCGCCTGCGCCTCGATCCGCGCATGTGGCTGTGGAGCCTGCAGTTCCTGCGCAACTGCACCACGGCACGTAACCGCGCCGCCACCAAGACCAAGATCAAGCTTTGCGTCTACAGCCAGGCGGAGACCTTGCGCGTGGGACGCGAGGAGGGACTGGACTGGGACCGTATCGCCAAGGGCGCCATCTATATCTACAGCGATGCCGCGGCCTATCGCGCCGGCAAGGAAAACATGCGCTTCCTGATGGATCAGGGTGTCGAGATGAACTTCCTCGATCCCGACCAGCTGGTGGCATTGGAGCCGGGCCTCCGCCATGCCAAGGACAAGCTCGCGGGCGGCATGCACACGCCTAATGATGAATCGGGTGATGCGCGTAAATTCACGCTGGGCCTTGCCGAATGCGCCAAGGCCATGGGCGTCACCTTCCAGTTCGGCGAAACGATCCAGCGCATCGAGAAGCAGGGCAAGCGCATCACCGAGATCGTGACGGACAAGGGCAAGTACAGCGCCGATCAATATGTGATGGCGCTGGGGTCCTATGCGCCGCTGCTTTCAAGGACGATCGGCTTCAACCTGCCGATCTTTCCGGTGAAAGGCTATTCGGTCACCCTGCCGATCGCCGACCCCGCCGAGGCACCCACCATCGGCGGCGTGCATGAGGAGCATCTGGTCGCGTTCTCGCGTCTCGGTGACCGATTGCGTTTGACCGCCACGGCAGATTTCGCCGGCTATGATACCGAGTTCGAGCCAGGCAATTTCTCGCACATGCTGCGGGTGGCACGCGACCTCTTCCCCAAGGCCGCCCTCTATGACCGGCCGGATTACTGGTCGTGCCTCCGCCCCATGACGCCGGACGGCCCGCCCATCATGGGGCCGTCACCGGTTTCCAATCTGTGGCTCAATGCGGGACATGGCCATATGGGCTGGACGATGGCCTGCGGCTCCTCGCGGTTGCTGGTAGATCAGATGCTGGGCCGGAAGCCGGAGATTGATCCGGAGCCGTTTCTGTTCACGAGGTATTAAACTTATCGTCATGGTACGCGAAGGCGTACCACCCACGAGTTTCTTTCTGATGAGCTACAGTCGTTGCAGGCAAACTCGTGGGTGGTCGGCCTACGCCGACCATGACGATTGAGTTTATGGCGCCTTCACGATGCGTAAATGAACCAGTGCGTCATATGGGAGTCGCTTGGCATCTGGCATGTCCGACGGTGCGAAAAGCTTGCCGTCATAGCCCGACATGACCTTTTCCACCGAGGGTCGCTCAAATAGGTAACCATAGCGTTTGAGCAGCGCCGGCATGAACGACAGCCCTGTCCGAACGTCCGGCGAGACCTCGGCGCTGTCCGCAAGCGTTTCCAGTACCATCAGTGAGACGATGTCCGCGACCACATCGTTCTCGGACACCCCCTCCTGCATCGGCCGTCCATTCTCCCCGTCCCAATCCGGATAGTGAGCGGCCCAGGCAGTCAGACCGCGCGACAGCCAGGGGTAGTCGTAAAGCCTGCCTAAAAAGACCAACCTGGGCTGAACGCCTTGTCCCTCTGATGCCAGCCAGTCGAACGCCGACTTGAGGGCTTCCTCCAGCATCGCCGGTGTGACGTCGCAATCGCGGCTCGGCGTTCGCCCTAAAGGCAAAACGCGCAGCATGTTGTCGCTAGATTCCAGCCCAACGGCGATGAAACACATCTTCGGGTCGCCGGCGAAGCCGATAAGCGAATCTGCATTCGCTTCGTGCTGAAACAGAAGGAACGCCACCAAGCCAAGGACGATCGCACGCATCCTAGTCAAATCCGGAACAGCCTGCCCCAACCTTCGATCGGCTCCGTCACGCCCGCGAGGCGCAGGCAGTGCCAGGCCATGGCGTGGTTTGACGACGTGACGGGCTTGCCGAGTTCGCGCTCCAGCGGGTCGGCGATTTCGGCGACGCGCAAGCTGGTGCAGGAAACGAACACGCCATCCACTGAAGGATGCCGGCCCAACTCCAGCGCTGCGTCGTAGATCGACTTCGTCGAGATGCGCGCCACTTCGTTATCGTCTTCGTGGTTGAAGGAGCCGATCACTGGCACCTCGATTCCGCGTGCCTCGATATAAGCTTTGAGCTTCTGGTTGACGCTGTCGATATAGGGGGTGAGCAGCGCGATGCGCTTGGCTTTCAGCGCCCGCAATCCTTCGAGTGCCCCGGTGATGGGCGTCGTGCATTTGGCTTCCGGCCGCGTCTCGTGAATGCGCTTGAAGACATTCTCCTCGCCGATCACGACGGCGCCCGAGGTGCAGCCATAGGCGACCACGTCAAAGGGGGTACCCGGCAGGATGACATCGGCCGCGGCGGCGAGGCCAGCTTCCATCGCGGCCAAGGTGGTGGGGTTGATCTCGGCGGCGTTGCGGATGCGGGTCGCATAGAGGGCGACACCGGGAATTCGGAAGATCTGGCGGAACTCATGCTCCAATGTGTGGTCGGTCGCCAGCACGATGAGGCCGATCCGAGCCCTTGCGGCGACACCGCCGTCTAGGACAAAGGGCATGTGGGTGCGGTTGACCAGCAATCCGCCGGAGCTGAGTGCCTCCAAAGCCGAGGCCTGAACAGGGGGCATGCCAACGTCTCCCTTCATTTTCGCGCGGCGAGCCATGCCAAACCGGCATGGGGCAAGGCCGACCATGGCGAATATGATGGCGTGAGGCGGAAACTAAAGCAAATGCCGTCTGTTGTCAGACATGGCCGCTTTCCGCTATGTGGAACAACAGGAACACATTTCGGCACAAGGCGCCGCACCAAAGGATCAGTCCATGCCAGCAATTCGCCTGCCCAATCTTGGAAAACCGGCCCTGGCCGGGCTGCTGGCGGTGGCCTGGATCATGGCGAGCCCGACCCTGGTGGCTCCGGCCCTGGCGCAGGACAAGGTGGAAAGCTCCGCCACGATCGAGACAATTGCCTATCAGCCGATTCCGCCTGGCGCGCGGTTGCTGACCCAGCCGGAAACCCAGAGCCAGATGGATGATGACGCCTGGCGCCAGGTCGATGCGGATCTCGGCGCCCGCGGCTATGCGGTTGGTGGCGACAGCGATCTGGTCGTGACTGTGGCCACCCAGCTGGTCTCGCGCCTGTCGGCCGATCGGTCGGTCAGCGATGTCAACGCCGCCAAGAGCGATCCCAAGAACGCCCATCTCTTCAGCACCGAGGGTGGCACGCTCCTGAACCCGCAA
This Rhodospirillaceae bacterium DNA region includes the following protein-coding sequences:
- a CDS encoding elongation factor G, encoding MATVTQHAGTQNGREPGAPRCAAIVGPYLSGKSALLESLLFVTGATHRKGTAKEGNTIADSSAEARARKMSVEVTAATTDFLGERWCFLDCPGSVELAQEARNALMVADVAIVVCEPVIEKALMLAPTLKFLDDHQIPHILFINKMDVSTYRVREMLDALQAVSSRPLVLRQVPIRGAGKDGGEVTGYVDLVSERAYKYHPGQESDLIQMPEEILPREQEARGRMLESLADFDDHLMEEILSDVVPPKDEIYQQFAKDLASDLIVPVLLGEAERDGGVRRLLKALRHEVPGPEALAQRLGISSYDASTLVFKTYHQPHAGKLSLARIFGGRVSEGSVLNGARVAGVLRPKGNAFEKVPHANTGEVVALARMEEVHTGDLLTASGKKNPDFAWPAPLEPLFVLAMDAENRADEVKLTTALAKLTEEDTSLTFTHDPDTHELLLSGQGEIHLHIAFDRLKSRFSLPMKHRRPQVSYKETIRSGVKQHARFKRQSGGHGQFADIHIEVWPLARGAGFEFHDRVVGGSVPRQFIGSVEEGARESLSRGPLGFPVVDVAVALFDGQFHAVDSSDMAFKTVARQAMQEALPQCGPILLEPIFSVEVSAPAEFTARVHNLVTGRRGQILSFQAKEDWTGWEVVQALVPQSELHDMIIELRSLTLGIGNFSYQFDHLQELSGRLADKVIEQRQAVPHKGAA
- a CDS encoding TetR/AcrR family transcriptional regulator, which translates into the protein MATRNRIKQAALELFVTKGIIGTSVRDIATLAEIAEGGLYRHYASKEDLAWKLFSENYASLAKELHDLAKAKGDFASRLGAMIHRFCRFFDEEPLMFRFLLLTQHQELPKLRAKSQSPVQVLHKLVTEARKQGQVEIADVDLATAQILGLILQPATFMVYGLLAPGMQRVEAETLAACLKVADSTNHAVMPVLGTGIHESVGTRKKVVDGRAKPGHDDRKIRMSGK
- a CDS encoding glycosyltransferase family 2 protein, whose translation is MNNATSNSLELTILMPCLNEAETLEVCVRKARQFLETHGVSGEVLIADNGSTDGSQDLARAAGARVVDIPVKGYGAALIGGIEAAAGRFIIMGDSDDSYDFSNLMAFVERLRAGYELVMGNRFAGGIEPGAMPPLHRYFGNPVLTGIGRILFKSPLRDFHCGLRGFSRNAIRALDLRTTGMEFASEMIVKATLNGLKVTEVPTTLSPDGRSRPPHLRSWRDGWRHLRFLLMLSPEWLFFYPGLLLALFGLIVLMALSVGPIRIANITFDINTLLLAGVAVIVGVQAVGLAVLAKQFCIANRLLPPSARFRSLADRLSLEFLLVIGGVLTVAGMIGIAVAILTWQEAGFGNLDTGSMMRLLVPSSTALCVGLQLAFTAFFKGVLGLARR
- a CDS encoding D-amino acid dehydrogenase, whose amino-acid sequence is MRIVVLGAGLLGVTSAYYLAKEGHEVVVIDRRPEAARETSFANAGLVTPGHASSWASPRAPMILLKSLWRNDTSLRYRLRLDPRMWLWSLQFLRNCTTARNRAATKTKIKLCVYSQAETLRVGREEGLDWDRIAKGAIYIYSDAAAYRAGKENMRFLMDQGVEMNFLDPDQLVALEPGLRHAKDKLAGGMHTPNDESGDARKFTLGLAECAKAMGVTFQFGETIQRIEKQGKRITEIVTDKGKYSADQYVMALGSYAPLLSRTIGFNLPIFPVKGYSVTLPIADPAEAPTIGGVHEEHLVAFSRLGDRLRLTATADFAGYDTEFEPGNFSHMLRVARDLFPKAALYDRPDYWSCLRPMTPDGPPIMGPSPVSNLWLNAGHGHMGWTMACGSSRLLVDQMLGRKPEIDPEPFLFTRY
- a CDS encoding aspartate/glutamate racemase family protein translates to MPPVQASALEALSSGGLLVNRTHMPFVLDGGVAARARIGLIVLATDHTLEHEFRQIFRIPGVALYATRIRNAAEINPTTLAAMEAGLAAAADVILPGTPFDVVAYGCTSGAVVIGEENVFKRIHETRPEAKCTTPITGALEGLRALKAKRIALLTPYIDSVNQKLKAYIEARGIEVPVIGSFNHEDDNEVARISTKSIYDAALELGRHPSVDGVFVSCTSLRVAEIADPLERELGKPVTSSNHAMAWHCLRLAGVTEPIEGWGRLFRI